One segment of Strix uralensis isolate ZFMK-TIS-50842 chromosome 11, bStrUra1, whole genome shotgun sequence DNA contains the following:
- the IDH3A gene encoding isocitrate dehydrogenase [NAD] subunit alpha, mitochondrial isoform X2, with the protein MAAAAWMPTVSRLLGAFKNQKQVTRSFGSAVQTVTLIPGDGIGPEISAAVMKIFDAAKAPIQWEERNVTAIQGPGGKWMIPPDAKESMDKNKMGLKGPLKTPIAAGHPSMNLLLRKTFDLYANVRPCVSIEGYKTPYTDVNIVTIRENTEGEYSGIEHVIVEGVVQSIKLITEEASKRIAEFAFEYARNNQRSHVTAVHKANIMRMSDGLFLRKCREAAENCKDIKFNEMYLDTVCLNMVQDPSQFDVLVMPNLYGDILSDLCAGLIGGLGVTPSGNIGANGVAIFESVHGTAPDIAGKDLANPTALLLSAVMMLRHMGLHKHATKIETACFDTIKDGKVLTKDLGGSAKCSEFTEEICRRVRDTD; encoded by the exons ATGGCTGCGGCCGCGTGGATGCCTACG GTTTCTCGATTGCTAGGTGCTTTCAAAAACCAAAAACAGGTGACCAGAAGTTTTGGTAGTGCT GTACAAACAGTAACTTTAATCCCAGGAGATGGCATAGGACCTGAGATATCTGCTGCTGTCATGAAGATTTTTGATGCTGCCAAA GCTCCTATTCAGTGGGAAGAGAGGAATGTTACAGCTATCCAAGGACCAGGAGGGAAGTGGATGATACCTCCAGATGCCAAAGAATCCATGGATAAGAACAAAATGGGATTAAAAG ggcCTTTAAAGACCCCAATTGCTGCAGGGCACCCATCAATGAATCTGCTTCTGCGTAAAACCTTTGACCTTTACGCAAATGTACGTCCCTGTGTCTCAATTGAAGGGTACAAAACCCCATATACAGACGTGAACATTGTCACAATTCGAGAGAACACGGAAGGCGAATACAGTGGAATTGAGCATGTG ATTGTTGAAGGTGTTGTGCAAAGTATCAAGCTAATCACAGAAGAAGCTAGCAAGCGTATTGCAGAATTTGCTTTTGAGTATGCCAGAAATAATCAGAGAAGCCACGTTACTGCTGTGCACAAGGCAAATATTAT GAGAATGTCTGATGGGCTTTTCTTGAGAAAAtgcagggaggcagcagaaaactgtaaagatattaaatttaatgaaatgtaTCTGGATACTGTGTGTCTGAAT ATGGTTCAAGATCCATCACAATTTGATGTGCTTGTTATGCCGAACTTGTATGGTGACATCCTCAG tgacttGTGTGCTGGACTGATTGGGGGTCTTGGAGTAACACCAAGTGGAAATATTGGTGCTAATGGAGTTGCAATTTTTGAGTCG GTTCATGGAACGGCACCAGACATTGCAGGAAAAGACTTGGCAAATCCAACTGCCCTTCTTCTGAGTGCTGTCATGATGTTACGTCACATGGGACTACACAAACATGCCACAAAAATTGAGACAGCTTGCTTTGATACAATTAAAGATGGAAAG gtcTTGACAAAAGACTTGGGAGGTAGTGCCAAGTGTTCGGAATTCACAGAGGAGATTTGCCGCAGAGTTCGGGACACAGACTGA
- the IDH3A gene encoding isocitrate dehydrogenase [NAD] subunit alpha, mitochondrial isoform X1, with amino-acid sequence MAFWPPACPVGFAGSEPAETQLLFPGLSQRRCCFLPGVNEISFAPLNNSLLGAKSSSLHIPSLHIPTQIRKNCQELITTRDFKVSRLLGAFKNQKQVTRSFGSAVQTVTLIPGDGIGPEISAAVMKIFDAAKAPIQWEERNVTAIQGPGGKWMIPPDAKESMDKNKMGLKGPLKTPIAAGHPSMNLLLRKTFDLYANVRPCVSIEGYKTPYTDVNIVTIRENTEGEYSGIEHVIVEGVVQSIKLITEEASKRIAEFAFEYARNNQRSHVTAVHKANIMRMSDGLFLRKCREAAENCKDIKFNEMYLDTVCLNMVQDPSQFDVLVMPNLYGDILSDLCAGLIGGLGVTPSGNIGANGVAIFESVHGTAPDIAGKDLANPTALLLSAVMMLRHMGLHKHATKIETACFDTIKDGKVLTKDLGGSAKCSEFTEEICRRVRDTD; translated from the exons ATGGCTTTCTGgccccctgcctgccctgtggGATTTGCTGGCTCTGAACCTGCTGAAACGCAGCTGTTATTCCCCGGGCTGTCACAGAGACgctgctgctttttgcctggagtaaatgaaatttcttttgcGCCGTTAAATAACAGCCTGTTGGGGGCTAAGTCATCGAGCCTTCATATTCCTTCCCTTCACATACCTACGCAAATACGGAAGAACTGTCAAGAGTTAATCACGACACGTGACTTTAAG GTTTCTCGATTGCTAGGTGCTTTCAAAAACCAAAAACAGGTGACCAGAAGTTTTGGTAGTGCT GTACAAACAGTAACTTTAATCCCAGGAGATGGCATAGGACCTGAGATATCTGCTGCTGTCATGAAGATTTTTGATGCTGCCAAA GCTCCTATTCAGTGGGAAGAGAGGAATGTTACAGCTATCCAAGGACCAGGAGGGAAGTGGATGATACCTCCAGATGCCAAAGAATCCATGGATAAGAACAAAATGGGATTAAAAG ggcCTTTAAAGACCCCAATTGCTGCAGGGCACCCATCAATGAATCTGCTTCTGCGTAAAACCTTTGACCTTTACGCAAATGTACGTCCCTGTGTCTCAATTGAAGGGTACAAAACCCCATATACAGACGTGAACATTGTCACAATTCGAGAGAACACGGAAGGCGAATACAGTGGAATTGAGCATGTG ATTGTTGAAGGTGTTGTGCAAAGTATCAAGCTAATCACAGAAGAAGCTAGCAAGCGTATTGCAGAATTTGCTTTTGAGTATGCCAGAAATAATCAGAGAAGCCACGTTACTGCTGTGCACAAGGCAAATATTAT GAGAATGTCTGATGGGCTTTTCTTGAGAAAAtgcagggaggcagcagaaaactgtaaagatattaaatttaatgaaatgtaTCTGGATACTGTGTGTCTGAAT ATGGTTCAAGATCCATCACAATTTGATGTGCTTGTTATGCCGAACTTGTATGGTGACATCCTCAG tgacttGTGTGCTGGACTGATTGGGGGTCTTGGAGTAACACCAAGTGGAAATATTGGTGCTAATGGAGTTGCAATTTTTGAGTCG GTTCATGGAACGGCACCAGACATTGCAGGAAAAGACTTGGCAAATCCAACTGCCCTTCTTCTGAGTGCTGTCATGATGTTACGTCACATGGGACTACACAAACATGCCACAAAAATTGAGACAGCTTGCTTTGATACAATTAAAGATGGAAAG gtcTTGACAAAAGACTTGGGAGGTAGTGCCAAGTGTTCGGAATTCACAGAGGAGATTTGCCGCAGAGTTCGGGACACAGACTGA